One part of the Anaerolineales bacterium genome encodes these proteins:
- a CDS encoding MFS transporter, whose amino-acid sequence MPKFNAALIYRLIYIAFGFSTMVMYTTYVVYRVEVAGLDALQLVLLGTALEVSIFLFEVPTGVVADVYSRRLSIIIGIFLFGIGHAIEGLVPVFSIILLSQVVWGFGHTFISGALDAWITDEVGAKKVGPVIISGNQLDILGSLAGIPIGVWTAEHFGLSFPYFLGGGVMVALGIFLIFAMPERGFKPVPAKERQGWRTMLKTFNAGLQAARRSAALMVFAVAALFVGLYSEAWDRLAQPYLLQVFSFPALGSLQLSNVQWFGVLNVIFLLVGLLANQIAKRAVDTTRGPAVARGLQLLYAGMVLAMLLFSLTGSFAVALVAMVAFNGLRRVTFPLTRTWINQQIPAKSRATVLSMAGQIDALGELGGGPILGSVGRMYSMRAALVTSALVLTPVVALFQRIINMTQAVARPKNKSR is encoded by the coding sequence TTGCCAAAGTTCAACGCCGCCCTGATCTATCGTCTCATCTACATTGCCTTCGGCTTCAGCACCATGGTGATGTACACCACCTACGTGGTCTACCGGGTCGAGGTGGCGGGACTGGATGCCCTGCAGCTGGTGCTGCTGGGCACCGCCCTGGAAGTCAGTATCTTTCTATTCGAAGTCCCAACCGGCGTCGTAGCGGATGTTTATAGCCGCCGCTTATCCATCATCATCGGCATATTCCTGTTCGGCATCGGCCACGCCATCGAAGGCCTGGTCCCCGTGTTCAGCATCATCCTGCTCTCCCAGGTCGTCTGGGGTTTCGGGCACACCTTCATCAGTGGAGCGCTGGATGCCTGGATCACGGATGAGGTCGGGGCCAAGAAAGTAGGCCCTGTCATCATCTCTGGCAACCAGTTGGATATTCTCGGCAGTCTGGCGGGCATCCCTATCGGTGTATGGACCGCTGAGCATTTCGGCCTCTCGTTCCCCTACTTCCTTGGCGGCGGTGTAATGGTCGCGCTGGGCATCTTTCTCATCTTCGCCATGCCCGAGCGCGGCTTCAAGCCCGTGCCCGCCAAAGAGCGCCAGGGTTGGCGCACGATGTTAAAAACTTTCAACGCCGGTCTGCAGGCCGCCCGGCGCAGCGCCGCCCTCATGGTCTTTGCCGTAGCGGCCTTGTTCGTAGGTTTGTACAGCGAAGCCTGGGATCGCCTGGCCCAGCCTTATCTGCTGCAGGTCTTCAGCTTCCCGGCGCTGGGCTCGCTGCAGCTCAGCAATGTTCAGTGGTTCGGCGTGCTCAACGTCATCTTCCTGTTGGTCGGCCTGTTGGCCAACCAGATCGCCAAGCGCGCCGTGGATACCACCCGCGGTCCGGCCGTGGCGCGCGGCTTGCAGCTGCTGTACGCCGGCATGGTGCTCGCCATGCTGCTGTTCTCGCTCACCGGCAGCTTCGCCGTGGCCCTCGTGGCCATGGTGGCCTTCAACGGCCTGCGCCGGGTCACCTTCCCGCTCACGCGCACCTGGATCAACCAGCAGATCCCCGCCAAGTCCCGCGCCACGGTGCTCTCCATGGCCGGCCAGATCGATGCCCTAGGCGAGCTGGGCGGAGGGCCGATCCTCGGCAGCGTGGGCCGCATGTACTCCATGCGCGCCGCGCTGGTCACCTCGGCCCTGGTGCTCACCCCGGTCGTGGCGCTGTTCCAACGCATCATCAATATGACCCAGGCCGTCGCCCGACCCAAAAACAAGAGCCGCTGA
- a CDS encoding class D sortase, producing the protein MAKKSKTLNLEEGELRRMLLDRRAADRKRRVDAFSQSGELLPLDAEDTEGVDVEPLAGTRIHADPDLRLAQPKNKRSRLWAERALLAVELLAVVGLGFIFINGLDLLGQLNSEISSNFAGGTASPAPLLGPVVLPSGHTAPSANNPAAPNEAEIPDHLRPLLQAYTAALVMPTPGPEQAMSISIPAIGVNAPVVQGDDWEALKRGVGQHIGSANPGQNGNLVLSGHNDIYGEVFRHLDQLQPGDEIIVHTAQNSYTYTVTDQLFVAPTFVQVMFPTPDATLTLISCFPYRINTQRIIIQGELTRISDAG; encoded by the coding sequence ATGGCAAAAAAGAGCAAGACCCTCAATCTGGAAGAAGGCGAACTGCGCCGCATGCTGCTGGATCGCCGTGCCGCGGATCGCAAGCGCCGCGTCGATGCCTTCAGTCAGTCAGGTGAACTGCTGCCGCTGGACGCCGAGGATACCGAAGGCGTTGACGTCGAGCCGCTGGCGGGTACGCGCATCCACGCCGACCCCGACCTACGTCTCGCCCAACCCAAGAACAAGCGCTCCCGCCTTTGGGCCGAGCGCGCCCTGCTGGCGGTCGAGCTGTTGGCGGTCGTCGGCCTCGGTTTTATCTTCATCAATGGCCTTGATCTGCTTGGCCAGCTCAACAGCGAGATCAGCAGCAACTTTGCCGGCGGCACCGCCAGCCCCGCACCGCTGTTAGGCCCGGTGGTGTTGCCTTCCGGCCACACCGCCCCCAGTGCCAACAACCCGGCCGCCCCCAACGAAGCCGAAATTCCTGACCACTTGCGCCCGCTGCTGCAAGCCTACACCGCCGCGCTGGTGATGCCCACGCCTGGCCCTGAGCAGGCCATGTCCATCAGCATTCCTGCCATCGGAGTCAACGCCCCTGTGGTGCAGGGCGATGACTGGGAGGCGCTCAAGCGCGGCGTGGGCCAGCACATTGGCAGCGCCAACCCCGGCCAGAACGGCAATCTCGTCCTCAGCGGCCACAACGACATCTACGGCGAGGTCTTTCGCCATCTCGACCAACTGCAGCCGGGCGACGAGATCATCGTACACACGGCCCAGAACAGCTACACCTACACCGTGACCGACCAGCTCTTCGTGGCGCCTACCTTTGTGCAGGTCATGTTCCCCACGCCGGATGCCACCCTGACCCTGATCAGCTGCTTCCCGTACCGCATCAACACCCAGCGCATCATCATCCAGGGCGAACTGACCCGCATTTCTGACGCGGGCTAG